A stretch of the bacterium genome encodes the following:
- a CDS encoding DUF4159 domain-containing protein, which produces MAEQYTSSRFSGPSDAIDMERLEKETQKIFFLGLLVAISLHAAVGSYFMFKKTEVKVVKPATMELVIRRPRMTKAFEFKKKRVKTRTLERKKVVERKPTAEIQTKSVSSVDLMGSVASFDYSNEMKTDLDQEVVIPIGIEIQMQAAREPEKQISMKEEMISLDDLDTGQYKAMVIQDPNNKQSIKGFVYISTAWGAQLKPPDKLKRAVINLVEAVNRYTNINAKVDSHLYLDSRKIYETPFVYVVSDKAFELTDIERRNFGEYLRKGGFVVVDNGTPEYEFGQAEASLRQMLKDSLGADAQFLPIPNEHPLYHCFFDFNDGPPQGSEIQMVQTTTTGAQGETARNSSMAKAVIYLEGIWLDQRLVAIYSDKGYAIKWKDLSNNEPQLKMGVNFVVFALTQAGGIAQQKMDFFSAVQ; this is translated from the coding sequence ATGGCAGAGCAGTACACGTCATCACGTTTCAGCGGTCCATCCGATGCCATCGACATGGAAAGACTGGAGAAAGAAACTCAGAAGATATTCTTTCTGGGTCTTCTTGTGGCTATTTCGCTCCATGCGGCGGTCGGTTCGTACTTCATGTTTAAAAAGACCGAGGTCAAGGTCGTTAAACCGGCGACCATGGAGCTGGTAATCCGGCGCCCGAGAATGACCAAGGCTTTCGAGTTCAAGAAAAAGAGGGTGAAAACCAGGACTCTTGAACGCAAGAAAGTCGTCGAGCGGAAACCGACAGCGGAAATTCAGACCAAGTCCGTTTCGTCCGTCGATCTCATGGGCAGTGTAGCCTCGTTTGATTATTCGAACGAGATGAAAACCGATCTGGATCAGGAAGTCGTTATTCCGATCGGTATCGAAATTCAGATGCAGGCAGCCCGTGAGCCTGAAAAACAGATTTCGATGAAAGAAGAGATGATTTCTCTCGATGACCTCGATACCGGCCAGTACAAGGCCATGGTTATTCAGGACCCGAATAACAAACAGAGTATCAAGGGATTCGTCTATATCTCGACAGCGTGGGGCGCCCAGCTCAAACCGCCCGACAAGCTGAAACGAGCGGTTATCAATCTTGTCGAAGCGGTCAACCGTTACACCAACATCAACGCAAAGGTCGACAGTCATCTGTACCTCGATTCACGGAAGATTTACGAGACGCCGTTTGTGTATGTTGTTTCTGACAAGGCATTCGAATTGACCGATATCGAGCGCAGAAACTTCGGGGAATACCTGAGAAAAGGCGGCTTTGTTGTCGTTGACAACGGGACCCCCGAATATGAATTCGGGCAGGCGGAGGCATCGCTCAGACAGATGCTGAAAGATTCGCTCGGCGCAGATGCGCAGTTCCTCCCGATACCGAACGAGCATCCGCTGTACCACTGCTTCTTCGATTTCAACGATGGTCCTCCGCAGGGCTCCGAGATACAGATGGTGCAGACTACAACTACAGGCGCTCAGGGCGAAACCGCCCGTAACTCGTCGATGGCGAAAGCCGTTATTTATCTTGAGGGTATCTGGCTTGATCAACGTCTTGTCGCAATCTATTCCGACAAGGGATATGCAATCAAGTGGAAAGACCTTTCGAATAACGAGCCTCAGCTCAAGATGGGTGTGAATTTCGTAGTGTTCGCTCTGACCCAGGCCGGCGGTATTGCACAGCAGAAGATGGATTTCTTCTCCGCCGTTCAGTGA
- a CDS encoding DUF4159 domain-containing protein, whose protein sequence is MAEQHTSSRFSGPSDAIDMGRLEKETQKIFFLGLLVAVSLHAAVGSYFMFKKTVVKVVKPATMELVIRRPRMTKAFEFKKKRLKTRTLERKKVIERKPTADIQTKSVSTIELMGNVASFDYSNEMNTDMEQEVVIPIGIEIQMQASREPEKQISMKEEMISLDDLDTGQYKAMVIQDPNNKQSIKGFVYISTAWGAQLKPPDDLKRAVINLVEAVNRYTKINAKSEAHLYLDSRKIMETPFVYVTADRAFELTDIERKNFGDYLRQGGFAVIDNGTPEYEYGQAEASLRQMLRDSLGADAQFLPIPREHPLYHCFFDFDDGPPQGAEIQISQTTTTGMPSERIRDASIAKAVIYLEGIWLDERLVAIYSDKGYARKWTLMVNNEPQLKMGVNFVVFALTQNGGIARQKIELFSAVQ, encoded by the coding sequence TTGGCAGAGCAGCACACGTCTTCACGGTTCAGCGGCCCGTCCGATGCCATCGACATGGGGCGGCTGGAAAAAGAAACCCAGAAGATATTTTTCCTGGGTCTTCTCGTGGCTGTTTCACTCCATGCGGCGGTCGGTTCATACTTCATGTTCAAAAAAACCGTGGTCAAAGTTGTGAAGCCGGCGACCATGGAGCTCGTGATCAGACGGCCGCGGATGACAAAAGCTTTTGAATTCAAGAAAAAGAGGCTGAAAACCCGAACCCTTGAGCGCAAGAAAGTCATCGAGCGTAAACCGACAGCGGATATTCAGACCAAATCCGTTTCGACCATCGAACTCATGGGAAATGTTGCCTCGTTTGATTATTCGAACGAGATGAATACCGATATGGAGCAGGAAGTGGTGATTCCCATCGGCATCGAAATTCAGATGCAGGCTTCCCGTGAGCCGGAAAAGCAGATTTCGATGAAGGAAGAGATGATTTCCCTCGATGACCTCGATACCGGCCAGTACAAGGCCATGGTCATTCAGGACCCGAACAACAAGCAGAGCATCAAGGGATTTGTCTATATCTCGACAGCATGGGGAGCACAGCTCAAGCCGCCGGATGATTTGAAACGGGCGGTCATCAACCTTGTGGAGGCTGTGAACAGATACACGAAAATAAATGCGAAATCGGAAGCGCACCTGTATCTTGACTCGCGCAAGATAATGGAAACGCCCTTTGTATATGTGACAGCCGACAGGGCGTTCGAGCTGACCGATATCGAGCGGAAGAACTTCGGAGATTATTTACGTCAGGGAGGATTTGCGGTAATCGACAACGGCACCCCCGAATATGAGTATGGCCAGGCCGAGGCATCGCTCAGGCAGATGCTGAGGGATTCGCTCGGAGCCGATGCTCAGTTTCTGCCGATACCCAGGGAACATCCGCTGTACCACTGTTTTTTTGATTTCGATGACGGTCCTCCGCAGGGAGCTGAAATTCAGATATCGCAGACGACGACTACCGGGATGCCGAGCGAGAGAATCCGGGATGCATCCATAGCCAAAGCGGTGATTTATCTCGAGGGCATCTGGCTCGATGAACGTCTGGTGGCGATTTACTCGGATAAAGGGTATGCGCGGAAGTGGACATTAATGGTAAACAATGAACCCCAGCTTAAAATGGGGGTTAATTTTGTCGTATTTGCGCTGACACAGAATGGCGGTATCGCCCGGCAGAAAATCGAGCTGTTCTCCGCGGTACAATGA
- the bshA gene encoding N-acetyl-alpha-D-glucosaminyl L-malate synthase BshA: MNIGITCYPTYGGSGTVATELGRRLAGRGHKIHFITTALPYRLTEFVENVYFHEVQVFNYPLFDYVPYSLSLASKMAQIALREELDLLHVHYAIPHATSAYLAKKVIERKKILPVITTLHGTDITLVGMDPSYYDITRFSIEESDAVTAVSQYLRNQTLYRFTVDKKIEVIPNFVDPDRFKPQPSMCRACFAQPDEKILMHISNFRPVKRVQDIIEVFDGVVKHMKAHLILVGSGPEKENARILAEQKGIVDRVHFLGRQEDVSSIIPLADLYLLLSEHESFGLTALEAMSCEVPVAGTSGSGMDGFLGDGAAGLLFPVGDISAMVDGCLRILSSPELAKNMGQQGRERVIEEYHVDKIVDRYEALYRKVLREGIA, encoded by the coding sequence ATGAACATCGGCATTACCTGTTATCCAACGTACGGCGGCAGCGGAACGGTCGCCACCGAGCTCGGCAGGCGGCTTGCGGGACGGGGACATAAAATCCATTTTATCACCACGGCGCTTCCCTACCGTCTTACCGAGTTTGTCGAGAATGTCTACTTCCATGAAGTTCAGGTGTTCAATTATCCCCTGTTCGATTATGTCCCCTACAGTCTCTCGCTTGCCTCGAAAATGGCTCAGATTGCGCTCCGTGAGGAACTCGACCTCCTCCATGTCCACTATGCCATTCCTCATGCCACAAGCGCATATCTGGCAAAAAAAGTGATCGAGCGTAAAAAAATACTGCCCGTCATCACCACCCTGCACGGCACCGATATAACTCTCGTCGGCATGGACCCTTCCTACTATGATATCACACGGTTTTCCATCGAGGAATCGGACGCGGTTACCGCTGTTTCGCAGTATCTGAGAAACCAGACGCTGTACCGGTTTACCGTGGATAAAAAGATCGAGGTGATACCCAACTTCGTCGATCCCGACCGTTTTAAACCCCAGCCATCCATGTGCCGGGCATGTTTCGCTCAACCGGACGAAAAAATTCTCATGCATATTTCAAACTTCAGGCCGGTCAAACGGGTACAGGATATCATCGAGGTTTTCGATGGCGTCGTGAAGCATATGAAGGCCCATCTCATTCTTGTCGGCAGCGGCCCGGAAAAAGAAAACGCCCGTATACTCGCTGAGCAGAAGGGGATTGTCGACCGTGTGCATTTCCTCGGAAGGCAGGAAGATGTCAGCAGCATCATTCCCCTCGCCGATCTCTATCTGCTCCTCTCGGAGCACGAAAGCTTCGGGCTGACCGCGCTCGAGGCCATGAGCTGCGAGGTTCCCGTCGCCGGCACATCGGGAAGCGGAATGGATGGATTTCTCGGGGATGGCGCTGCCGGACTGTTGTTCCCCGTGGGCGATATTTCCGCAATGGTCGATGGCTGTCTCAGAATTCTCAGTAGCCCTGAGCTGGCAAAAAATATGGGACAGCAGGGAAGAGAGCGCGTCATCGAAGAGTACCATGTGGATAAAATCGTCGACCGGTACGAAGCGCTCTACCGGAAGGTTCTCAGGGAGGGGATCGCCTGA
- the bshB1 gene encoding bacillithiol biosynthesis deacetylase BshB1 has protein sequence MELDVLCMMAHPDDAEILCGGTLIRLKDQGYHAGIVDFTRGEMSTRGDVDQRSREAACAAEILGVDVRANLGFPDAAVENTAANRKRVVEALREYRPYIVITHGSNNRNPDHTHTSMLVRESCFTSGLARYDTGQPPHRPNKILYVMEYYEVIPTIIVDITDQFDRKMKAVSCYRSQVHNPDQEGLPTYISSERFSREIEARMRYHGSRIHTDYAEGFRMDSPVEIQDLVSEIGLRALIPGQGRR, from the coding sequence ATGGAGCTGGATGTACTCTGTATGATGGCGCACCCGGACGATGCCGAGATACTCTGCGGCGGAACGCTCATCAGGCTTAAAGATCAGGGGTACCATGCCGGCATCGTGGACTTTACCCGCGGGGAGATGAGCACGAGGGGCGATGTGGATCAGCGCTCACGTGAGGCGGCGTGCGCGGCGGAGATACTGGGCGTCGATGTGCGGGCGAATCTCGGATTTCCCGATGCCGCTGTCGAAAACACGGCTGCAAACCGGAAACGGGTTGTCGAGGCGCTCAGGGAGTATCGTCCCTATATCGTCATAACCCATGGTTCCAACAACCGTAACCCCGACCATACCCATACCTCAATGCTGGTCAGGGAATCGTGTTTCACCTCGGGCCTTGCTCGGTACGATACGGGACAGCCGCCACACAGGCCGAACAAGATTCTCTATGTGATGGAATATTATGAGGTCATTCCGACCATCATTGTCGATATAACCGACCAGTTCGACCGTAAGATGAAAGCGGTATCCTGCTACCGGAGCCAGGTTCACAATCCCGATCAGGAAGGGCTGCCCACCTATATCTCGTCGGAGCGGTTCTCGCGTGAGATCGAAGCCCGGATGCGGTATCACGGCTCCAGGATTCACACCGATTACGCCGAGGGTTTCCGCATGGATTCGCCGGTCGAGATTCAGGACCTTGTCAGCGAAATCGGTCTGCGCGCCCTGATTCCCGGACAGGGACGGCGGTGA